The proteins below come from a single Camarhynchus parvulus chromosome 29, STF_HiC, whole genome shotgun sequence genomic window:
- the ZC3H10 gene encoding zinc finger CCCH domain-containing protein 10: MPDRDGYPASTGTGPGGVGSGDESSSALPDDDICRDFLRNVCKRGKRCRFRHPDISEVTNLGVRKNEFIFCHDFQNKECVRLNCRFIHGTKEDEDCYKKTGELPPRLRQKVAAGLGLSPADLPNSKEEVPICRDFLKGDCQRGAKCKFQHLQRDYEYEARGREQGRRYEPFDGLYEPDEPVLKRRRAEGLYESYEYGFASPRAVEYRLLEEENVLLRKRVEDLKKQVNNLLATNEVLLEQNAQFRNQAKVMTLSSTATASEQPLAPTVTNYNHSIAQTHTTLSSQALQPRPVTQQDLVAPAGAQAAPPANGAPPMNPEIAPLSAAAALAQTIAQGMAPPPVSMAPVAVSVAPVAVSMAQPLGGITMSHATTPMVTYPIASQSMRITAMPH; this comes from the coding sequence ATGCCGGACCGGGACGGTTACCCCGCCAGCACCGGCACCGGCCCCGGCGGCGTCGGCAGCGGCGACGAATCCTCGTCCGCCCTCCCCGACGACGACATCTGCCGCGACTTCCTGCGCAACGTCTGCAAGCGCGGCAAGCGCTGCCGCTTCCGGCACCCCGACATCTCCGAGGTCACCAACCTGGGCGTGCGCAAGAACGAGTTCATCTTCTGCCACGACTTCCAGAACAAGGAGTGCGTGCGCCTCAACTGCCGCTTCATCCACGGCACCAAGGAGGACGAGGATTGCTACAAGAAGACGGGCGAGCTGCCGCCGCGCCTGCGCCAGAAGGTGGCCGCGGGGCTGGGCCTGTCGCCGGCGGATTTGCCCAACAGCAAAGAGGAGGTGCCCATCTGCAGGGATTTCCTCAAAGGGGACTGCCAGCGCGGCGCTAAGTGTAAATTCCAGCACTTGCAGCGGGATTACGAGTACGAGGCGCGGGGCAGGGAGCAAGGGCGGCGCTACGAGCCCTTCGACGGCCTCTACGAGCCCGACGAGCCGGTGCTGAAGCGGCGGCGAGCCGAGGGGCTCTACGAGAGCTACGAGTACGGCTTCGCCAGCCCGCGGGCCGTGGAGTAccggctgctggaggaggagaacgTGCTGCTCAGGAAACGCGTGGAGGACCTCAAGAAGCAGGTCAACAACCTGCTGGCCACCAacgaggtgctgctggagcagaacgCCCAGTTCCGCAACCAGGCCAAGGTGATGACGCTGAGCTCCACGGCCACGGCCAGCGAGCAGCCGCTGGCGCCCACGGTGACCAACTACAACCACAGCATCGCGCAGACTCACACCAcgctcagcagccaggccctgcagccccgCCCGGTCACGCAGCAGGATCTGGTGGCGCCGGCGGGCGCTCAGGCCGCCCCTCCCGCCAACGGGGCGCCGCCCATGAACCCCGAGATCGCGCCGCTgtcggcggcggcggcgctggcgcAGACCATCGCGCAGGGCATGGCGCCGCCGCCCGTCTCCATGGCGCCCGTGGCCGTGTCGGTGGCGCCGGTGGCCGTGTCCATGGCGCAGCCGCTCGGGGGCATCACCATGAGCCACGCCACCACGCCCATGGTCACCTACCCCATCGCCTCGCAGAGCATGAGGATAACGGCCATGCCGCACTGA